Genomic window (Granulicella arctica):
TGACTTGATCGATCGTGCGCCCGGCGATCACAACCTGGCCTCCCTCGGCCATGGCGGCCTGAGCGATGGCCAGACCGATTCCCGATGTGCCTCCTATGATGAGGATCTTCTGTCCTTGCAATGTCATATTTCCTCCGTGGTGTCGTTTCGAAGCGTGTAGGTGCGCGATGGCACCCAAGGGGTTCCTTCGTGATGCGTTCCGTTTGGCCTATTGCTTAGTCGAGGGGCGGCAGGATGTGTCTCGACCGCATATCGTCGAAGAATTGAGTAAACATGTCTTCGGTATCGATGCAGTCGTGGAAGCCATGCGTCCGTGCTTTTACGGTGCTGCTGATGTTGTCAAAGGCTGAATTGAAGATGAAGTCTCCGAACGGCCAGCTCACCAGATGGTCATAAGGAATGGGCTTCAACCCGTACTTCTCGGTCATCTTTGCCCAGAGCGGAGCCTTATCTGCCATGTAAACCTTCAATGGCATCGGGATCGGTTCTGCAACTTCCATGCGGAAAGCCTTGGCGATCTTGGGCCACATGAACTGCCAACGGAAGTAGTCTCCGTTCGTGATGTTGAAGATCTCGTTCGCAGCGGATGGAGTCTCACCCGCCCACGCTGCAGCCTTTGCAAGTATGTCAGCGGAAGTCACCTGATAGAGAGCGCGGTAGGCGGCTTCCGGTCCAGGGAAGCGCAGAGGAAGGCCAAGCTCTCTTGAGATTGCGGCGTAAACACCGATCACCATCGTAAGGTTCATGGGGTTTCCTACGGAGTAACCGCATACGGCCTCCGGCCGCAGGACGCTGAAGCTCCACTTCTTTCCTGACTGGCTCTCACGAAGATATTGTTCCTGGTCATAGTAAAAGTTTGGCCCCATGAGCCGGGGGTCATCTTCACGAGCCGGAGTCTTGAAGGGACCAAGGTCAGCTCCATACGCTTTGCCACCCTGATAAAGCGTGACGTGCTTCAGTCCAGGAGCATTCTTTTCTACCACTGTCAGCAGATTTTGCAAGAGCGAAACATTGACCGTACTGCGCTCTCCAGGCGTATCTTTTTCCATATAAGCCCCAAAGATGATGTGAGTCACGTCTTTAAGGGGAGCAATCGTATGCTCGACATCTCCAGGGGAAAGAAGATCCACGTTGATCTCCGTCACTCCGTTAAGATCCTCGATTTTGCGGCGAGACAAGCCATAGACAGTGGTATCCGGAAGGGAACTGAAGTGCTTGGCCGCCGCCTGACCGATGACACCCTGAGCGCCTGCGACGAGGATTGACCGTTTGGAACCTGACATGTTGTTTCTCTCCTTAGTGCTATGCACTGTGCAGTGCAATTAGTAATCAGATGCTGATTTGAAAGCGAAGATGCGAAATGCATACAGATTTGTCAGCTCACATCTGACATTTCGCGGTCCCATAAGTCTTCAGGAACATTTCGACGGCAGAATCAACGACCTTTCTCCGTGATCGAGGTGTTGTAGAGGTTTCGATTCCAAGTACCTTCACCCAGAGCAGAGGCTCGTTCACCAGGCCGAAAAATTGGCGCATGGCGAGTTCAACGTCTGAAATAGCGAGGCAGCCATGGCCGGATAGAGCCTGCAGATACGACACAAACTCTTCCATGAGCGGAAGTTTGCCCGCCTCGAAGAAGGTTTCGGCAAGATCGGGAAATTGGGGAATCTCCGAAATGGCCAGCCTCAGAAACGCGATGACTGCCTTGGTCTTCCAGAAATCAGCGATCGCATTGCCCGTTTTCGTGAGGCCAAACCTCGGGTCCCGCAAGGCAATCTCATCAGTAGCCAGTGCCATGACGGGGAACTTGCTCCAGAAGTGCTCTACAACGGCACGGAAGATGGCTTCCTTGCCATCAGGAAATTGATTGTAGAGCGTCCTGCGGGCAACACCTGCAGCCTCGGCAATTAATTCCATACTCGTTCCGCTGTATCGCTTGGCTAAAAAAACCTGTGTTGCGGCATCGAGAATGGTTGCCCTGTTTTCCATCCCCAGGGCGGCAGGTGTACGAGAGCGCTTGCTGCTGATGATCTCTTTCGCCATTTTCATATCTTACCCTGTATTGCACTGTATAGTGCATAGAGGGTCAGATTTATGGGAGTTCACATGGCAGAAAATCTGAGTGGCAAAATCGCACTTGTAACGGGAGCGTCAAGGGGCATCGGGCGGGCGACAGCCCTGGCACTTGCGGAGAGTGGATGTGATGTTGCAATCAACTATCTTCATTCCTCCGATGAGGCTGCCGCAGTCGCGGAGTCCATCGCCATCTTCGGGAGAAGAGCCATTCTCGTTCGGGCCGATGTGACCAGGGAAGACGAGGTCCTACGTCTCGTACAAGACGTAGAGGCTCGTCTCGG
Coding sequences:
- a CDS encoding SDR family oxidoreductase codes for the protein MSGSKRSILVAGAQGVIGQAAAKHFSSLPDTTVYGLSRRKIEDLNGVTEINVDLLSPGDVEHTIAPLKDVTHIIFGAYMEKDTPGERSTVNVSLLQNLLTVVEKNAPGLKHVTLYQGGKAYGADLGPFKTPAREDDPRLMGPNFYYDQEQYLRESQSGKKWSFSVLRPEAVCGYSVGNPMNLTMVIGVYAAISRELGLPLRFPGPEAAYRALYQVTSADILAKAAAWAGETPSAANEIFNITNGDYFRWQFMWPKIAKAFRMEVAEPIPMPLKVYMADKAPLWAKMTEKYGLKPIPYDHLVSWPFGDFIFNSAFDNISSTVKARTHGFHDCIDTEDMFTQFFDDMRSRHILPPLD
- a CDS encoding TetR/AcrR family transcriptional regulator; this translates as MAKEIISSKRSRTPAALGMENRATILDAATQVFLAKRYSGTSMELIAEAAGVARRTLYNQFPDGKEAIFRAVVEHFWSKFPVMALATDEIALRDPRFGLTKTGNAIADFWKTKAVIAFLRLAISEIPQFPDLAETFFEAGKLPLMEEFVSYLQALSGHGCLAISDVELAMRQFFGLVNEPLLWVKVLGIETSTTPRSRRKVVDSAVEMFLKTYGTAKCQM